The Streptomyces sp. HUAS CB01 genome has a segment encoding these proteins:
- a CDS encoding TetR/AcrR family transcriptional regulator — protein sequence MGRTSDAREKIISAAQSLIELRGYSALGVAEICKTAGVPKGSFYYFFESKEALALTVLDEHWAGQRREWTRVLGGEGEPLQRLRQLFEETEASQRAGQQSCGTVSGCLFGNLTLELSNQTEAIRRRLQEIFDAQVAMVESVVAEARERGEVTVADTHEAARSVVAQLEGQVLFAKLYNNTSRLSVLWANCLALLGARTAPEAAAEA from the coding sequence ATGGGACGCACCAGTGACGCGAGAGAGAAGATCATCAGCGCCGCGCAGTCACTCATCGAACTGCGGGGCTACTCGGCGCTCGGCGTGGCCGAGATCTGCAAGACGGCCGGGGTGCCCAAGGGGAGCTTCTACTACTTCTTCGAGTCCAAGGAGGCGCTGGCGCTGACCGTGCTCGACGAGCACTGGGCCGGGCAGCGTCGCGAGTGGACCCGTGTCCTGGGCGGTGAGGGCGAGCCGCTGCAGCGGCTCCGGCAGCTCTTCGAGGAGACCGAGGCGAGCCAGCGCGCGGGGCAGCAGAGCTGTGGCACGGTGTCGGGCTGCCTGTTCGGCAACCTCACGCTCGAGCTGAGCAATCAGACCGAGGCGATCCGCCGGCGCCTGCAGGAGATCTTCGACGCCCAGGTCGCCATGGTGGAGTCGGTCGTCGCGGAGGCGCGTGAGCGTGGCGAGGTCACCGTGGCCGACACCCACGAGGCGGCGCGGTCGGTCGTCGCTCAGCTCGAGGGGCAGGTGCTGTTCGCGAAGCTCTACAACAACACGTCGCGGCTGAGCGTCCTGTGGGCCAACTGCCTGGCGCTGCTGGGCGCCCGGACGGCCCCGGAGGCCGCGGCCGAGGCGTGA
- a CDS encoding nitronate monooxygenase, producing the protein MASPLRALGVDNPVLAAPMAGGPSTPMLVVAAARTGSLGFLAGGYKTADALAEQISEVRSHGVAFGVNLFAPNPLPVDPQDFRRYAAAIAPDARAFGIDTGTANIVEDDDHWTDKIDLLLAAPVPVVSFTFGVPEPAVVASLRAAGTLVVQTVTSPAEALLAAEAGADVLAVQASAAGGHSGTFTPERVPAPVPLTELLRRVRATVSLPLVAAGGLAGPGDVAGALRAGAEAVMAGTALLRADEAGTSLPHRTALADPGRRRTVVTRAFTGRPARALANRFTDRHSGHAPSGYPALHHLTRPMRQAAASADEPELIHLWAGTGYRDATAEPAARILTRLASQV; encoded by the coding sequence ATGGCTTCACCGCTCCGCGCTCTCGGCGTGGACAACCCGGTACTGGCCGCGCCGATGGCCGGTGGTCCGAGCACCCCCATGCTGGTCGTGGCGGCGGCCAGGACGGGCTCGCTGGGGTTCCTCGCCGGGGGATACAAGACCGCCGACGCACTGGCCGAGCAGATCAGCGAGGTCCGGAGCCACGGAGTCGCCTTCGGGGTCAACCTCTTCGCGCCGAACCCCCTGCCGGTCGACCCGCAGGACTTCCGGCGCTATGCCGCCGCGATCGCCCCGGACGCCCGGGCCTTCGGAATCGACACCGGGACAGCGAACATCGTCGAGGACGACGACCACTGGACCGACAAGATCGATCTGCTGCTTGCCGCGCCGGTCCCGGTCGTGAGCTTCACCTTCGGCGTCCCGGAGCCCGCGGTCGTCGCCTCGCTGCGCGCCGCCGGCACCCTGGTCGTCCAGACGGTGACCTCCCCCGCGGAGGCCCTCCTGGCCGCTGAGGCGGGCGCCGACGTGCTGGCCGTACAGGCGTCGGCAGCCGGTGGGCACTCCGGCACGTTCACCCCGGAGCGCGTCCCGGCCCCGGTCCCGCTGACCGAGCTGCTGAGGCGGGTACGGGCGACGGTTTCGCTGCCGCTCGTCGCCGCGGGTGGACTCGCCGGCCCGGGCGACGTGGCCGGGGCCCTGCGCGCGGGGGCGGAGGCGGTGATGGCCGGCACGGCGCTCCTGCGCGCGGACGAAGCCGGCACGTCACTCCCCCACAGGACTGCCCTGGCCGACCCGGGACGCCGCCGGACCGTGGTGACCAGGGCGTTCACCGGCCGGCCCGCACGGGCTCTGGCCAACCGGTTCACGGACCGGCACAGCGGGCACGCCCCCTCCGGGTATCCCGCTCTGCACCATCTGACGCGGCCGATGCGCCAGGCCGCCGCGTCGGCCGACGAACCCGAACTGATCCATCTGTGGGCCGGGACCGGATACCGCGACGCCACGGCCGAGCCCGCCGCCCGGATCCTGACGAGGCTCGCCTCCCAGGTCTGA
- a CDS encoding SDR family NAD(P)-dependent oxidoreductase, with amino-acid sequence MSTQIQKVAVVTGASQGIGAGLVAGYRELGYGVVATSRSIAASDDPEVVTVQGDIADRATAERVITAAVERFGRVDTLVNNAGIFIAKPFTEYTEDDYDAVLGVNLNGFFRITQLAVERMLEQGGGHVVQITSTLADQATSDVTSVLASLTKGGLQSATKALAIEYARRGIRSNAVSLGTIKTPMHPEEHHGTLAALHPVGRMGEVSDIVDAVVYLENAPFVTGEILHVDGGQSAGH; translated from the coding sequence ATGAGCACTCAGATCCAGAAGGTCGCGGTCGTCACCGGCGCTTCGCAGGGCATCGGGGCCGGGCTTGTCGCCGGCTACCGCGAGCTCGGCTACGGCGTCGTCGCCACGTCCAGGAGCATCGCCGCCTCGGACGATCCCGAGGTCGTCACCGTCCAGGGCGACATCGCCGATCGCGCGACCGCGGAGCGGGTCATCACCGCCGCCGTCGAACGGTTCGGCCGCGTCGACACCCTGGTCAACAACGCGGGGATCTTCATCGCGAAGCCCTTCACCGAGTACACCGAGGACGACTACGACGCGGTGCTCGGTGTGAACCTGAACGGCTTCTTCCGGATCACCCAGCTCGCGGTGGAGCGCATGCTCGAACAGGGCGGCGGTCATGTCGTGCAGATCACGAGCACGCTCGCCGACCAGGCCACCTCGGACGTGACCTCCGTACTCGCCTCCCTGACCAAGGGCGGTCTCCAGTCCGCCACCAAGGCGCTGGCCATCGAGTACGCCCGACGCGGAATCCGGAGCAACGCGGTGTCGCTGGGCACCATCAAGACGCCCATGCACCCCGAGGAGCATCACGGGACGCTCGCGGCTCTGCATCCGGTCGGCCGCATGGGCGAGGTGAGCGACATCGTGGACGCCGTGGTCTATCTCGAGAACGCACCGTTCGTCACCGGCGAGATCCTCCATGTCGACGGTGGCCAGAGCGCCGGCCACTGA
- a CDS encoding muconolactone Delta-isomerase family protein: MKEFLVELTTTVPEGTGPAEVARRRAAEAVRAGELAAAGHLVRLWRPVGELRSVGVWRAADEAELRGRVLGTLPLWPWMTSVITALEPHPNDPGGAVVVA; the protein is encoded by the coding sequence ATGAAGGAGTTCCTGGTGGAGCTCACGACCACCGTTCCGGAGGGCACCGGCCCGGCTGAGGTCGCCCGCCGCCGTGCCGCGGAGGCGGTGCGGGCCGGGGAGCTGGCCGCGGCCGGGCATCTCGTCAGGTTGTGGCGGCCGGTCGGCGAGCTGCGCAGTGTGGGTGTGTGGCGGGCCGCCGACGAAGCCGAACTGCGAGGGCGGGTCCTCGGCACGCTGCCGCTTTGGCCGTGGATGACCTCGGTGATCACGGCTCTGGAGCCCCATCCCAACGATCCGGGCGGGGCTGTCGTCGTCGCCTGA